One window from the genome of Elephas maximus indicus isolate mEleMax1 chromosome 8, mEleMax1 primary haplotype, whole genome shotgun sequence encodes:
- the ATP6V1FNB gene encoding protein ATP6V1FNB: protein MSRQLNMDTVRQNFWKEEYLREKMLRCEWHRKYGSMVKAKQKAKAAARLPLKLPTLYPQAPPLPPPAPKAAPSRAPSPIQEAPIQSEMCPVSPAIRALLYEGISHDSQGRYLYLNTRKLDLPEKRYLFPITTNFTYGWQLGPPVKQELVSCKMCRIDSFFRKNGAFALLDPRDLAL, encoded by the exons ATGTCGCGCCAACTCAACATGGACACGGTGCGGCAAAACTTCTGGAAGGAGGAGTACCTGAGGGAGAAGATGTTGCGCTGTGAATGGCACCGCAAGTATGGGTCGATGGTGAAGGCCAAGCAGAAAGCTAAGGCTGCGGCCCGCCTACCCCTCAAACTGCCCACCCTGTACCCCCAAGCCCCACCCTTACCCCCACCTGCCCCCAAAGCAGCCCCTTCCAGGGCCCCCAGCCCCATCCAGGAGGCTCCTATTCAGTCAGAAATGTGCCCAGTATCGCCTGCCATCCGGGCCCTGCTGTATGAAGGCATCTCCCACGACTCTCAGGGGCGCTACCTCTACCTCAACACCCGAAAACTCGACTTGCCAGAGAAGCGCTACCTCTTCCCCATCACCACCAACTTCACGTATGGCTGGCAGCTGG GCCCCCCAGTGAAGCAAGAACTGGTCTCCTGCAAGATGTGCCGCATCGATTCCTTCTTCCGCAAGAACGGCGCTTTTGCACTGCTGGACCCCCGCGACCTGGCCCTCTGA
- the ATP6V1F gene encoding V-type proton ATPase subunit F: MAGRGKLIAVIGDEDTVTGFLLGGIGELNKNRHPNFLVVEKDTTINEIEDTFRQFLNRDDIGIILINQYIAEMVRHALDAHQRSIPAVLEIPSKEHPYDAAKDSILRRAKGMFTAEDLR, encoded by the exons ATGGCGGGGCGGGGGAAGCTCATCGCGGTGATCGGAGACGAGGACACGGTGACCGGCTTCCTGTTGGGTGGCATAGGGGAGCTTAACAAGAACCGCCATCCGAATTTCCTGGTGGTGGAAAAGGATACAACCATCAATGAGATCGAAGACACTTTCCG GCAGTTTCTAAACCGAGACGATATCGGCATCATCCTCATCAACCAGTACATCGCTGAGATGGTGCGGCATGCCCTGGACGCGCACCAGCGCTCTATCCCGGCTGTCCTGGAGATCCCATCCAAGGAGCACCCCTATGACGCCGCCAAGGACTCCATCCTGCGCAGAGCCAAGGGCATGTTCACGGCTGAAGACCTGCGCTAG